The following are from one region of the Sorghum bicolor cultivar BTx623 chromosome 2, Sorghum_bicolor_NCBIv3, whole genome shotgun sequence genome:
- the LOC110432426 gene encoding uncharacterized protein LOC110432426 isoform X2 codes for MAAAQGGTVVSSSEKVEFLKLQNGSDIRGVAVAGVEGEPVNLTEPATEAIAAAFSAWLLNRKKADGLRRLRISVGHDSRISAHKLQNAVTHGITSAGHDIVQFGLASTPAMFNSTLTEDERSHLPVDGAIMITASHLPYNRNGFKFFTSDGGLNKADIKDILERASKIYEESAHGNLKEQEEASRGVVANVDYMSIYASDLVQAVRKSAGDKEKPLEGLHIIVDAGNGAGGFFVDKVLKPLGAVTTGSQFLEPDGLFPNHIPNPEDKTAMKSITQAVLDNKADLGIIFDTDVDRSAAVDSSGRELNRNRLIALMAAIVLEEHPGTTVVTDSVTSDGLTVFIENKLGGKHHRFKRGYKNVIDEAIRLNSIGEESHLAMETSGHGALKENHWLDDGAYLMVKLLNKLAAARTLGSSIGSKVLTDLVEGLEEAAVSVEIRLKIDQNHSDLKGGSFRDYGESVLRHLENAISKDPNLHIAPKNYEGVRVSGYGGWFLLRLSLHDPVLPLNIEAPSKDDAIKLGLAVLAAVNEFSALDVTALNKFVQQ; via the exons ATGGCAG CTGCTCAAGGTGGTACCGTTGTCTCTTCCTCTGAGAAAGTTGAGTTTTTGAAGCTTCAAAATGGCAG TGATATTCGGGGTGTTGCTGTTGCTGGGGTTGAAGGTGAGCCTGTCAATCTCACGGAACCTGCCACTGAAGCTATAGCTGCAGCTTTTTCTGCATGGCTGTTAAACAGGAAGAAAGCAGATGGTTTGAGACGTTTAAGAATCTCTGTTGGACATGATTCACGAATTTCTGCACATAAATTGCAG AATGCAGTTACTCATGGAATCACTTCTGCTGGGCATGATATCGTACAGTTTGG ATTGGCTTCAACACCTGCAATGTTCAACAGTACACTTACGGAAGATGAGAGAAGTCATTTACCTGTTGACGGAGCCATAATGATAACAG CAAGCCATCTTCCCTACAATCGGAATGGTTTCAAGTTTTTTACCAGTGATGGTGGGCTAAATAAAGCTGACATCAAAGATATCCTGGAGCGTGCTTCCAAAATATACGAGGAATCTGCACATGGCAACCTGAAAGAACAGGAGGAAGCTTCGAGGGGAGTTGTGGCTAATGTTGACTACATGTCAATTTACGCTTCTGATCTTGTACAAGCAGTTCGTAAATCTGCTGGAGACAAAG AAAAACCATTGGAGGGACTGCATATAATCGTTGATGCAGGGAATGGTGCTGGTGGTTTTTTTGTG GATAAGGTACTCAAACCATTAGGAGCTGTTACTACTGGAAGTCAATTCCTTGAGCCTGATG GTTTGTTTCCCAATCACATTCCCAATCCTGAGGACAAAACTGCAATGAAGTCTATTACACAAGCAGTTCTTGATAACAAGGCAGACTTAGGCATCATATTTGATACTGATGTCGACAG GTCTGCTGCTGTTGATTCGAGTGGTCGTGAGTTGAACCGTAACCGATTGATTGCTTTGATGGCTGCCATAGTTCTTGAGGAA CATCCAGGAACTACAGTTGTGACAGATAGTGTGACTTCAGATGGATTGACTGTATTTATTGAAAATAAACTTG gAGGGAAGCATCACCGTTTCAAACGAGGGTACAAGAATGTAATAGATGAGGCTATTCGTCTG AATTCTATTGGTGAGGAGTCACATTTAGCCATGGAAACAAGTGGCCATGGAGCACTGAAAGAGAACCACTGGCTTGATGATGGAGCATACCTTATG GTCAAACTTCTGAATAAACTTGCTGCTGCTAGAACACTGGGTTCAAGTATTGGTAGTAAAGTTTTGACTGATTTGGTTGAGGGTCTTGAGGAAGCTGCTGTGTCAGTTGAGATAAGACTGAAGATTGATCAGAATCATTCAGATTTGAAAGGAGG GTCCTTCCGTGACTATGGAGAATCAGTCTTGAGGCATTTAGAGAATGCAATCAGCAAAGATCCAAATCTCCATATAGCCCCCAAGAACTATGAAGGC GTAAGGGTTTCAGGATATGGTGGGTGGTTCCTGCTGAGGCTCTCTCTCCATGACCCTGTTCTTCCCCTAAACATTGAG GCACCAAGTAAAGATGATGCGATTAAACTGGGGCTTGCGGTTCTTGCTGCTGTGAATGAATTTTCAGCACTGGATGTGACGGCACTGAACAAATTCGTGCAGCAGTGA
- the LOC8057973 gene encoding aquaporin PIP2-6, producing MGKEVDVSTLEAGGVRDYADPPPAPLIDIDELGKWSLYRAVIAEFVATLLFLYITVATVIGYKHQTDATASGADAACGGVGILGIAWAFGGMIFILVYCTAGISGGHINPAVTFGLFLARKVSLVRAILYMAAQSLGAICGVALVKGFQSGFYARYGGGANEVSPGYSTGTGLAAEIIGTFVLVYTVFSATDPKRNARDSHVPVLAPLPIGFAVFMVHLATIPITGTGINPARSLGAAVVYNNSKAWSDQWIFWVGPFIGAAIAALYHQIVLRASARGYGSFRSNA from the exons ATGGGCAAGGAGGTGGACGTGTCCACTCTGGAGGCCGGCGGTGTCCGTGACTATGCGGACCCTCCGCCGGCGCCGCTGATTGACATCGACGAGCTCGGCAAGTGGTCCCTGTACCGCGCCGTGATCGCCGAGTTCGTGGCCACGCTGCTGTTTCTGTACATTACGGTGGCCACAGTGATCGGGTACAAGCACCAGACTGACGCGACGGCGTCGGGCGCCGACGCGGCGTGCGGCGGCGTGGGCATCCTCGGCATCGCGTGGGCGTTCGGCGGCATGATCTTCATCCTCGTCTACTGCACCGCCGGCATCTCCGGTGGCCACATTAATCCGGCAGTCACGTTCGGCCTCTTCCTGGCGCGGAAGGTGTCCCTGGTGCGCGCGATCCTGTACATGGCCGCGCAGAGCCTCGGTGCCATCTGCGGCGTCGCGCTTGTCAAGGGGTTCCAGAGCGGATTCTACGCACgctacggcggcggcgccaacgAGGTCAGTCCCGGGTACTCCACCGGCACGGGGCTCGCCGCCGAGATCATCGGCACCTTCGTGCTGGTGTACACCGTCTTCTCCGCCACCGACCCCAAGCGCAACGCCCGCGATTCCCACGTTCCG GTGTTGGCACCGCTTCCGATTGGATTCGCTGTGTTCATGGTGCACCTGGCGACGATCCCAATCACCGGCACGGGGATCAACCCGGCGAGGAGCCTCGGCGCCGCCGTCGTGTACAACAACAGCAAGGCCTGGAGCGACCAG TGGATCTTCTGGGTTGGTCCGTTCATCGGCGCCGCAATCGCAGCGCTGTACCACCAGATCGTCCTCCGCGCCAGCGCCAGGGGGTACGGCTCCTTCCGGAGCAATGCCTAG
- the LOC110432426 gene encoding uncharacterized protein LOC110432426 isoform X1, with translation MAALSAKTIQNAFLAQHHPRTRHGTRYPSDFCSLNTRSMHSFQECRLTVADSSAKWLNTTSTLWTSFNKQAGISCNAAQGGTVVSSSEKVEFLKLQNGSDIRGVAVAGVEGEPVNLTEPATEAIAAAFSAWLLNRKKADGLRRLRISVGHDSRISAHKLQNAVTHGITSAGHDIVQFGLASTPAMFNSTLTEDERSHLPVDGAIMITASHLPYNRNGFKFFTSDGGLNKADIKDILERASKIYEESAHGNLKEQEEASRGVVANVDYMSIYASDLVQAVRKSAGDKEKPLEGLHIIVDAGNGAGGFFVDKVLKPLGAVTTGSQFLEPDGLFPNHIPNPEDKTAMKSITQAVLDNKADLGIIFDTDVDRSAAVDSSGRELNRNRLIALMAAIVLEEHPGTTVVTDSVTSDGLTVFIENKLGGKHHRFKRGYKNVIDEAIRLNSIGEESHLAMETSGHGALKENHWLDDGAYLMVKLLNKLAAARTLGSSIGSKVLTDLVEGLEEAAVSVEIRLKIDQNHSDLKGGSFRDYGESVLRHLENAISKDPNLHIAPKNYEGVRVSGYGGWFLLRLSLHDPVLPLNIEAPSKDDAIKLGLAVLAAVNEFSALDVTALNKFVQQ, from the exons ATGGCAG CATTATCAGCGAAGACCATACAAAATGCATTCTTGGCACAACATCACCCACGGACTAGGCATGGTACAAGATATCCCAGTGACTTTTGTTCGCTCAATACCCGCAGCATGCATTCCTTCCAGGAATGTAGATTGACAGTGGCTGATTCTTCAGCCAAATGGTTAAATACCACATCAACACTATGGACTAGCTTCAACAAACAAGCAGGCATTAGCTGCAATG CTGCTCAAGGTGGTACCGTTGTCTCTTCCTCTGAGAAAGTTGAGTTTTTGAAGCTTCAAAATGGCAG TGATATTCGGGGTGTTGCTGTTGCTGGGGTTGAAGGTGAGCCTGTCAATCTCACGGAACCTGCCACTGAAGCTATAGCTGCAGCTTTTTCTGCATGGCTGTTAAACAGGAAGAAAGCAGATGGTTTGAGACGTTTAAGAATCTCTGTTGGACATGATTCACGAATTTCTGCACATAAATTGCAG AATGCAGTTACTCATGGAATCACTTCTGCTGGGCATGATATCGTACAGTTTGG ATTGGCTTCAACACCTGCAATGTTCAACAGTACACTTACGGAAGATGAGAGAAGTCATTTACCTGTTGACGGAGCCATAATGATAACAG CAAGCCATCTTCCCTACAATCGGAATGGTTTCAAGTTTTTTACCAGTGATGGTGGGCTAAATAAAGCTGACATCAAAGATATCCTGGAGCGTGCTTCCAAAATATACGAGGAATCTGCACATGGCAACCTGAAAGAACAGGAGGAAGCTTCGAGGGGAGTTGTGGCTAATGTTGACTACATGTCAATTTACGCTTCTGATCTTGTACAAGCAGTTCGTAAATCTGCTGGAGACAAAG AAAAACCATTGGAGGGACTGCATATAATCGTTGATGCAGGGAATGGTGCTGGTGGTTTTTTTGTG GATAAGGTACTCAAACCATTAGGAGCTGTTACTACTGGAAGTCAATTCCTTGAGCCTGATG GTTTGTTTCCCAATCACATTCCCAATCCTGAGGACAAAACTGCAATGAAGTCTATTACACAAGCAGTTCTTGATAACAAGGCAGACTTAGGCATCATATTTGATACTGATGTCGACAG GTCTGCTGCTGTTGATTCGAGTGGTCGTGAGTTGAACCGTAACCGATTGATTGCTTTGATGGCTGCCATAGTTCTTGAGGAA CATCCAGGAACTACAGTTGTGACAGATAGTGTGACTTCAGATGGATTGACTGTATTTATTGAAAATAAACTTG gAGGGAAGCATCACCGTTTCAAACGAGGGTACAAGAATGTAATAGATGAGGCTATTCGTCTG AATTCTATTGGTGAGGAGTCACATTTAGCCATGGAAACAAGTGGCCATGGAGCACTGAAAGAGAACCACTGGCTTGATGATGGAGCATACCTTATG GTCAAACTTCTGAATAAACTTGCTGCTGCTAGAACACTGGGTTCAAGTATTGGTAGTAAAGTTTTGACTGATTTGGTTGAGGGTCTTGAGGAAGCTGCTGTGTCAGTTGAGATAAGACTGAAGATTGATCAGAATCATTCAGATTTGAAAGGAGG GTCCTTCCGTGACTATGGAGAATCAGTCTTGAGGCATTTAGAGAATGCAATCAGCAAAGATCCAAATCTCCATATAGCCCCCAAGAACTATGAAGGC GTAAGGGTTTCAGGATATGGTGGGTGGTTCCTGCTGAGGCTCTCTCTCCATGACCCTGTTCTTCCCCTAAACATTGAG GCACCAAGTAAAGATGATGCGATTAAACTGGGGCTTGCGGTTCTTGCTGCTGTGAATGAATTTTCAGCACTGGATGTGACGGCACTGAACAAATTCGTGCAGCAGTGA